The Chryseobacterium aureum genome contains a region encoding:
- a CDS encoding YciI family protein → MFIISLTYKSSIENIEQLIPSHDIFLNKHYESGHFIASGRKEPRTGGIIIANAASKNEIEQIITEDPFYIHKIADYEITAFVPSKYNENFKLFIED, encoded by the coding sequence ATGTTTATTATTTCGCTTACCTATAAGAGTTCTATTGAAAATATAGAGCAGCTTATTCCCTCCCACGATATTTTTCTTAATAAACATTACGAATCAGGGCATTTTATAGCTTCCGGAAGGAAAGAACCCAGAACAGGAGGGATCATCATAGCCAATGCAGCCTCTAAAAATGAGATCGAACAGATTATCACTGAAGATCCTTTTTATATTCATAAGATCGCAGATTATGAGATCACGGCATTTGTTCCTTCGAAATACAATGAAAATTTTAAACTTTTTATAGAAGACTAA
- the porX gene encoding T9SS response regulator signal transducer PorX gives MSEKILWIDDEIDLLKPHIVFLEKKGYQVTPVNNVNEALELMDSEKFALTLIDENMPGISGLEAIPMIKDKDNSLKIVMVTKSEEEHIMEEAIGSQIADYILKPVNPNQILLSLKKNLQEDNLVEQKTILQYQQEFRNLSMELSYLRTYQEWAEYYKKILSWEIKFDKVADNEFADLLQSQKEEANIQFAKFIEKNYEGWLTDSDKPMMSHTLFKEKVKPEVEKEKVLLLMVDNLRYDQWKVIEPLFTKYYNKVSEDYYYSILPTATQYARNSFFAGLMPSEIEKRFPDKWFNDNEEGNKNEFERDFLEDQMKRIGLGSKSMKYLKVLNADFERKIYDDFNQHKNNDLLVIVYNFIDILSHAKTDNHIVDQLIRDDKTFRSLTFNWFENSSLLKIIKTAAENGYKLVITTDHGTVYVKKPSKVVGDRETSTNIRYKTGKSLTYDDSDVWAITNPEKLFLPKGNLSSKYIFAKNNIFLAYPKNYNHFVNYYKETYQHGGISLEECIIPISILEPK, from the coding sequence ATGTCAGAAAAGATATTATGGATAGATGATGAAATAGATTTACTTAAACCTCATATCGTATTTTTAGAAAAAAAGGGTTACCAGGTAACTCCGGTTAATAATGTGAACGAGGCTTTGGAACTTATGGATTCAGAGAAATTTGCTTTAACGTTAATTGACGAAAATATGCCCGGTATTTCCGGCCTTGAAGCCATCCCTATGATTAAGGATAAAGATAATTCCTTAAAAATTGTGATGGTAACCAAAAGCGAAGAGGAACATATTATGGAAGAAGCCATCGGATCTCAGATCGCCGACTATATATTAAAGCCTGTAAATCCAAATCAGATATTACTTTCCCTCAAAAAAAACCTTCAGGAAGATAATCTGGTGGAGCAAAAAACGATCCTACAGTACCAGCAGGAGTTCAGAAACCTTTCTATGGAACTTTCTTACCTGAGAACGTATCAGGAATGGGCAGAATATTATAAAAAAATTCTCAGCTGGGAAATCAAATTTGATAAAGTGGCAGACAATGAATTTGCCGATTTGCTTCAGTCTCAGAAAGAAGAGGCCAATATTCAGTTTGCCAAGTTTATTGAGAAAAATTATGAAGGATGGCTTACGGATTCAGACAAGCCTATGATGAGCCATACTCTTTTCAAAGAAAAAGTAAAGCCTGAAGTGGAAAAAGAGAAAGTTCTATTATTAATGGTAGATAATCTCCGCTATGATCAATGGAAAGTGATTGAACCTTTATTTACAAAATATTATAATAAAGTTTCAGAAGATTACTACTACAGCATCCTTCCTACCGCTACACAATATGCAAGGAATTCTTTTTTTGCAGGGCTAATGCCTTCTGAGATAGAGAAACGTTTCCCGGATAAATGGTTTAATGATAATGAAGAAGGAAACAAAAATGAGTTTGAACGTGACTTCCTGGAAGATCAGATGAAAAGAATCGGCCTGGGATCAAAGTCTATGAAGTATCTTAAAGTACTGAATGCAGATTTTGAAAGAAAGATCTATGATGATTTCAACCAGCATAAAAATAATGACCTCCTGGTCATTGTATATAACTTTATCGATATCCTTTCCCACGCAAAGACAGACAACCATATCGTAGACCAGCTGATCCGTGATGATAAAACTTTCCGTTCTCTTACCTTTAACTGGTTTGAAAACTCTTCTTTACTGAAGATCATTAAAACAGCGGCAGAAAACGGATATAAACTGGTTATCACTACAGACCATGGAACAGTATACGTTAAAAAACCGAGCAAAGTGGTAGGAGACAGGGAAACCTCTACCAATATCCGATACAAAACAGGTAAAAGTTTAACCTATGATGACAGTGATGTATGGGCAATTACCAATCCTGAAAAGCTTTTCCTGCCTAAAGGTAATCTAAGTTCAAAATATATTTTTGCTAAAAACAATATATTCCTGGCATACCCTAAAAATTACAATCACTTTGTTAATTATTACAAAGAGACTTATCAACATGGAGGAATTTCACTGGAAGAGTGCATTATTCCTATCAGTATTTTAGAACCCAAGTAG
- a CDS encoding bifunctional UDP-3-O-[3-hydroxymyristoyl] N-acetylglucosamine deacetylase/3-hydroxyacyl-ACP dehydratase — MSDMQKTLQQEVTLSGIGLHTGKEVKLTIKPAKENTGFVFVRTDLEGHPQVEADVNYVVATERGTTLEKLGVKITTCEHLLAALVGCDIDNAVLEMDASEPPILDGSSKYFVEAIESVGVTEQSIAREYLVVKEVLTYSDPATGSEITIIPSDTYEVTTMVDFGTKVLGTQNATLKNISEFKDEISSARTFSFLHELEMLLDHGLIKGGDISNAIVYVDKDLTPETTEKLKKAFGKDNVSIRPNGILDNLNLNYPNEAARHKLLDVIGDLALAGVKIKGKVIANKPGHYVNTQFAKKLNRQWKLQKKKNVPDFDLTKEPVFDINGIMKLMPHRPPFLLIDKVLELSDSHVVGLKNVTMNEPFFVGHFPKEPVMPGVLQVEALAQTGGILVLASVPDPENYSTYFIKIDKVKFKRKVIPGDTLIFKIELIEPIRRGIVHMQGYGYVGDAVAVEAELMAQVAKNKVD, encoded by the coding sequence ATGAGTGATATGCAAAAAACACTTCAGCAAGAGGTTACTCTTTCTGGAATTGGTCTTCACACTGGTAAAGAAGTAAAACTTACCATTAAACCTGCTAAAGAAAATACAGGTTTTGTATTTGTAAGAACAGACCTGGAGGGACATCCTCAGGTAGAAGCAGATGTAAATTATGTTGTAGCAACAGAAAGAGGAACTACATTAGAAAAATTAGGGGTAAAAATTACTACCTGTGAGCACCTTTTAGCGGCTTTGGTTGGTTGTGATATTGATAACGCTGTTTTAGAAATGGATGCCTCTGAACCTCCTATTCTGGATGGTTCATCAAAGTACTTTGTGGAAGCCATTGAAAGTGTAGGGGTTACAGAACAGAGCATAGCGAGAGAATATCTTGTAGTAAAAGAAGTTCTTACATACAGTGATCCGGCTACCGGTTCGGAAATCACAATCATTCCTTCAGATACTTACGAAGTAACTACGATGGTAGATTTTGGGACTAAAGTCTTAGGAACCCAGAATGCTACTCTTAAAAATATTTCGGAATTTAAAGACGAAATCTCATCAGCAAGAACATTCAGTTTCCTGCATGAATTGGAAATGCTTTTAGATCATGGTTTGATCAAAGGCGGAGATATTTCCAATGCCATTGTGTATGTAGACAAAGATCTTACGCCTGAAACTACAGAAAAATTAAAGAAAGCCTTTGGAAAAGACAATGTATCCATCAGACCCAACGGTATTCTTGACAATCTGAATTTAAATTATCCTAACGAAGCGGCAAGACACAAATTACTGGATGTAATCGGTGACCTTGCATTGGCAGGAGTAAAAATAAAAGGTAAAGTTATTGCCAACAAACCGGGACACTACGTGAATACCCAGTTTGCGAAAAAACTAAACCGCCAATGGAAATTGCAGAAAAAGAAAAACGTTCCGGATTTTGACCTGACGAAAGAACCTGTATTTGATATCAACGGAATTATGAAGCTTATGCCTCACAGACCTCCGTTCCTGTTAATTGATAAAGTTCTTGAACTTTCAGACTCTCATGTAGTAGGATTGAAAAATGTAACCATGAATGAGCCATTCTTCGTAGGACACTTCCCTAAGGAGCCTGTAATGCCTGGAGTACTTCAGGTAGAAGCATTGGCACAGACAGGAGGTATTCTTGTACTGGCAAGCGTTCCGGATCCTGAAAATTATTCCACTTATTTCATCAAAATTGATAAGGTGAAATTCAAGAGAAAAGTGATTCCGGGAGATACGCTGATCTTCAAAATTGAATTGATAGAGCCTATCAGAAGGGGAATTGTTCATATGCAGGGGTATGGATATGTGGGAGATGCAGTAGCAGTAGAAGCAGAGCTTATGGCTCAAGTTGCAAAAAATAAAGTTGATTAA
- the lpxA gene encoding acyl-ACP--UDP-N-acetylglucosamine O-acyltransferase, with protein MIHQLAAVDKRAKISKNVIVEPFTTIAGDVEIGEGTWIGPNVTIMDGARIGKNCRIFPGTVISAIPQDLKFDGEDTQVIIGDETTIRECVTVNRGTKALGYTKIGAHCLIMATSHIAHDCVIGDHVIIVNGCGIAGHVEIGDYTVMGGLSAVHQFGKIGKHVMISGGTLVRKDIPPYVKVAREPMSYAGINSVGLRRRGFTNEKIFEIQKIYRAIFQMKMNVSQAISHIEKEMLPTAERDEILQFIQNSPRGIVKGYGTGKDRE; from the coding sequence ATGATTCATCAATTAGCAGCCGTAGATAAACGTGCGAAAATCAGCAAAAATGTAATCGTAGAACCTTTCACTACTATTGCAGGGGACGTAGAAATTGGAGAAGGAACCTGGATTGGTCCTAATGTAACCATTATGGATGGTGCAAGAATAGGGAAAAACTGTAGGATTTTCCCCGGGACTGTAATCTCTGCAATTCCCCAGGATCTGAAATTTGACGGTGAAGATACCCAGGTGATTATCGGTGACGAAACAACAATCAGAGAATGTGTCACAGTAAACAGAGGTACAAAAGCCTTAGGATACACCAAAATAGGCGCTCACTGCCTTATTATGGCCACTTCACACATTGCCCATGACTGCGTTATCGGAGATCACGTTATCATTGTAAACGGTTGTGGTATTGCAGGACACGTGGAAATTGGAGATTACACGGTAATGGGAGGTTTATCAGCAGTGCACCAGTTTGGTAAAATCGGGAAACATGTGATGATTTCCGGAGGTACCCTGGTAAGAAAAGATATTCCGCCTTACGTAAAAGTGGCAAGAGAGCCGATGTCTTATGCAGGGATCAATTCTGTAGGATTAAGAAGAAGAGGATTTACCAATGAAAAAATCTTTGAAATTCAGAAAATTTACAGAGCAATCTTCCAGATGAAGATGAACGTTTCTCAGGCCATTTCTCACATAGAAAAAGAAATGCTTCCAACGGCTGAAAGAGATGAAATCTTACAGTTTATTCAAAACTCACCAAGAGGTATCGTAAAAGGGTACGGAACCGGAAAAGATAGAGAATAA
- a CDS encoding S41 family peptidase, with protein MRKHALFLLLFLSLNFPSQILTETQKLESLCRVWGFLKYYHPNVAKGNLNWDKQLFQKINELENITDKQSLNNLYSEWMENLGEVPLCKECSVKDHKVYFLKNFDLSWIDNSQIFSRDVTKKLRYIENNRNLGDNHYFGKGGRKIYFRNEKSYGSEFTSKAVSLLELFRYWNYAEYFFPYKYETDQSWNTVLTEMIPKFLMASNTTDYHLALAELVAKTDDSHAYFFSKEIYSTLYGSRKVPVEYSYAEGKLVVTKINKTRPKSQNPLLPGDVIYDIEGKTIPQLINFLGKYVPASNSWGKVSKIKDKLLFSKKDSIALKIERGGQNLEITTKTYIVKDIIREKIPVHKKWKFIDEEEKIGYVNMGIIEKEDLDKMFADLRTVKSIIFDLRNYPRKTIIPLSYLLLPQPSVYYQFTFPDTSYPGKFYGRKNVTGRKNTEYYKGNVIVLVDENTQSQAETTVMMLKQHPKAKVFGSNTSGANGDVIIFKIADLDTRFSGLGAYYPDGRETQRMGIIPDVIVKPTVSGLQNGKDEVLEKALEYIKTTE; from the coding sequence ATGAGAAAACACGCTCTTTTCCTTTTATTATTTTTAAGTTTAAATTTTCCCTCACAAATTCTGACTGAAACACAAAAACTGGAATCCCTCTGCAGAGTTTGGGGGTTTTTAAAATATTATCATCCCAACGTAGCCAAAGGAAACCTGAACTGGGACAAGCAGCTTTTTCAAAAAATTAATGAACTGGAAAATATCACGGATAAACAGTCTTTAAATAATTTGTATTCGGAATGGATGGAAAACCTTGGAGAAGTTCCTTTATGCAAAGAATGTTCTGTAAAAGATCATAAAGTGTACTTCCTTAAAAATTTTGACTTAAGCTGGATTGACAATTCTCAAATTTTCTCAAGAGACGTCACTAAGAAGCTCCGATACATTGAAAACAACCGGAATTTAGGAGACAATCACTATTTCGGAAAAGGCGGCAGAAAAATATATTTCAGAAACGAAAAATCATACGGCTCAGAGTTTACATCCAAAGCAGTCAGCCTGCTGGAGTTATTCAGATACTGGAATTATGCAGAGTATTTTTTTCCTTATAAGTACGAAACCGATCAGAGCTGGAATACCGTTCTTACAGAAATGATCCCAAAGTTTCTGATGGCTTCCAATACAACAGATTATCACTTAGCATTGGCAGAACTGGTTGCCAAAACAGATGACTCACATGCTTATTTTTTTTCTAAAGAGATTTACAGTACGCTGTATGGCAGCCGAAAGGTTCCTGTAGAATATTCTTACGCTGAAGGAAAATTAGTGGTTACAAAAATTAACAAAACCCGGCCCAAAAGTCAAAACCCTCTGCTTCCGGGAGATGTCATTTATGATATTGAAGGAAAAACAATTCCCCAGCTGATTAACTTTCTGGGAAAATATGTACCGGCATCTAATTCATGGGGTAAAGTCAGCAAAATAAAAGATAAGCTTCTTTTCAGCAAGAAGGATTCTATTGCTTTAAAAATTGAAAGAGGCGGACAAAATCTGGAAATAACCACCAAAACCTATATCGTTAAGGATATTATCCGTGAAAAAATTCCGGTTCACAAAAAGTGGAAATTCATTGATGAAGAAGAGAAAATCGGATATGTCAATATGGGAATCATAGAAAAAGAAGACTTGGATAAGATGTTTGCAGATTTAAGAACTGTAAAATCCATTATTTTTGATCTCAGGAATTATCCCAGAAAAACGATCATCCCGCTAAGTTATCTTCTTCTTCCACAGCCTTCGGTTTATTATCAGTTTACTTTTCCTGATACGAGCTATCCCGGTAAATTTTACGGGAGAAAAAACGTCACCGGCAGAAAAAATACTGAATACTATAAAGGAAATGTCATCGTTCTAGTAGATGAGAATACCCAAAGCCAGGCAGAAACCACTGTAATGATGCTCAAACAGCATCCGAAAGCTAAAGTTTTTGGCAGCAATACCTCAGGAGCCAACGGGGATGTTATTATTTTTAAAATTGCTGATCTTGACACAAGATTTTCCGGTCTTGGAGCCTATTACCCTGACGGAAGGGAAACTCAGCGGATGGGAATTATTCCGGACGTCATTGTAAAACCTACGGTAAGCGGCCTTCAAAACGGAAAAGACGAAGTTCTGGAAAAAGCTTTGGAATATATAAAAACAACCGAATAA
- a CDS encoding septal ring lytic transglycosylase RlpA family protein has protein sequence MMKRFILVIIMMISTLGVYSFTSNALDAKKTSYASYYHDKFNGRKTASGEIFDNSKFTAANRTLPFGTNVKVTNLKNGKEVIVRINDRGPFHSSRSLDMSKAAFDEIGDTNHGTIPVEYEIVD, from the coding sequence ATGATGAAAAGATTCATTCTCGTAATCATAATGATGATTTCAACCCTGGGTGTTTATTCTTTTACGAGTAATGCCTTAGATGCGAAAAAAACAAGTTATGCATCGTACTACCACGATAAATTTAACGGTAGAAAAACCGCTAGCGGAGAAATCTTTGATAACTCAAAGTTTACTGCAGCAAACAGAACGCTTCCATTTGGAACAAACGTTAAGGTGACCAACCTTAAGAATGGTAAAGAGGTAATAGTAAGAATTAATGACAGAGGGCCTTTCCATTCATCAAGATCTTTAGACATGTCTAAAGCAGCGTTCGATGAGATCGGAGATACCAATCATGGTACAATTCCGGTTGAATATGAAATTGTCGATTAA
- a CDS encoding IS630 family transposase: protein MCLSKEGYLDLYFADESGFSLTPSISYHWQQKNENVKIVPKHSKRINVFGIISQDNNLFQRHHKGKITSDFVIGAIDEFSDTTIKKTVICLDNARIHHSKEFQAQIARWKELDIEIFYLPKYSPHLNSIEVLWRKIKYEWLRARDYLSEETLEKALDRIFSEFGNTYTIKFN from the coding sequence ATGTGTCTCTCGAAAGAAGGTTATTTGGATCTATATTTCGCTGATGAGAGCGGCTTTTCTTTAACTCCTTCCATTTCCTACCATTGGCAACAGAAAAACGAAAATGTGAAAATTGTTCCGAAACACAGTAAAAGAATCAATGTTTTTGGGATAATCTCGCAGGATAATAACCTATTCCAACGTCATCATAAGGGAAAAATTACTTCTGATTTTGTTATTGGTGCAATTGATGAGTTTTCAGACACCACTATAAAGAAGACTGTTATTTGTTTGGATAATGCACGGATCCATCATTCTAAGGAGTTTCAGGCACAGATTGCAAGATGGAAGGAGTTGGATATTGAGATTTTTTATCTCCCAAAATACAGCCCACATCTAAATTCTATTGAGGTTCTTTGGAGAAAAATAAAGTATGAATGGCTTCGTGCAAGGGATTATCTCTCTGAAGAAACACTTGAAAAAGCATTGGACAGGATCTTTTCAGAGTTTGGAAATACATACACCATAAAATTTAATTAA
- a CDS encoding helix-turn-helix domain-containing protein, with product MKFIYVCEGELETLKMMSSHHQNSFVRERAQAVIMNHNGIKSQQIAEVLSVKVRAVYSWLKSYQEYGFIGLYTKKGQGRKSIFFTLGSEDQKRILDKIDQGDSVKETTCFINENFSENVSERMLKTFLKKRVYMEKNKMLSQASSK from the coding sequence ATGAAATTTATATATGTTTGTGAAGGAGAGCTTGAAACCCTTAAAATGATGTCAAGTCATCATCAAAACTCGTTTGTTCGGGAACGTGCCCAAGCAGTGATCATGAATCATAATGGTATTAAATCACAACAAATTGCAGAGGTTTTATCAGTGAAAGTAAGGGCAGTTTATTCATGGCTAAAATCATATCAGGAATACGGATTCATAGGACTTTACACAAAAAAAGGACAAGGAAGGAAAAGTATTTTTTTCACCCTTGGTTCAGAAGACCAAAAGCGTATTTTGGATAAAATAGATCAGGGTGATTCGGTGAAAGAAACCACATGTTTTATCAATGAAAATTTTTCTGAAAATGTTAGTGAAAGAATGCTGAAAACCTTTCTAAAAAAAAGGGTATATATGGAAAAGAATAAGATGTTGTCTCAAGCCTCTTCAAAATAA
- a CDS encoding exodeoxyribonuclease III yields the protein MKLITYNVNGIRAAFTKDFLGWLKAADPDIICIQESKAGNDQIDIESLEKLGYHSYWHSAVRKGYSGVGIASKIKPNHVEYGCGIESYDNEGRIIRADFDGFSAISVYVPSASNIERLDFKMQFCNDFLEYIKNLKKEIPNLIISGDFNICHEAIDIHNPIGLKNVSGFLPMEREWMTNFINECELIDSFRYFNSNPDNYTWWSYRQNSRERNKGWRLDYNFTSYSLKDKLTRAAILKEAVHSDHCPALLELDV from the coding sequence ATGAAATTAATCACTTATAATGTGAACGGAATCAGAGCCGCTTTCACTAAAGATTTTTTAGGCTGGTTAAAAGCCGCCGACCCGGACATCATCTGTATCCAGGAGAGTAAAGCCGGAAACGATCAGATCGATATTGAAAGTCTTGAAAAACTAGGATACCACAGTTATTGGCACTCAGCGGTGAGAAAAGGCTACAGCGGTGTCGGAATTGCTTCCAAAATCAAACCTAATCATGTAGAGTATGGCTGCGGCATCGAAAGCTATGATAATGAAGGAAGAATTATCCGTGCAGATTTTGACGGGTTTTCAGCGATCTCAGTATACGTTCCATCTGCATCCAATATTGAGAGACTGGATTTCAAAATGCAGTTCTGCAATGACTTTCTGGAGTACATTAAAAATTTAAAGAAAGAAATTCCCAATCTGATTATATCCGGTGATTTTAATATCTGCCATGAAGCTATCGATATCCACAATCCTATTGGTTTAAAAAACGTTTCAGGGTTCCTTCCTATGGAAAGAGAATGGATGACCAACTTCATCAATGAATGTGAGCTAATAGACAGCTTCAGGTATTTCAACAGCAATCCAGATAATTATACATGGTGGAGCTACAGACAAAATTCAAGGGAAAGAAATAAAGGATGGAGACTGGATTATAACTTTACCTCTTACAGCTTAAAAGATAAGCTTACAAGGGCTGCTATTTTAAAGGAAGCCGTTCATTCTGATCATTGCCCTGCTTTATTGGAATTGGATGTATAA
- a CDS encoding MliC family protein, whose amino-acid sequence MKKHIFIAAASAALFLTSCNKEKKATDSASTPVDSIASKPSDSAAVAATQDEIVKSTSKDKSGKTLDMTFNNTKNTATVVFNNETIELQGQKPASGIWYKNDHYELRGKGEEIELTKDGKTVFKK is encoded by the coding sequence ATGAAAAAACACATTTTTATTGCCGCAGCATCTGCCGCATTATTTTTAACTTCATGTAATAAGGAAAAGAAAGCAACAGATTCTGCTTCCACTCCTGTAGACAGTATTGCTTCTAAGCCTTCTGATTCAGCAGCTGTGGCAGCCACTCAGGATGAAATTGTAAAAAGTACTTCGAAAGACAAAAGTGGAAAAACCCTGGATATGACATTCAACAATACCAAAAATACAGCTACTGTAGTATTCAACAATGAAACGATTGAGCTGCAGGGACAAAAGCCTGCATCAGGAATATGGTATAAGAATGATCATTACGAGCTGAGAGGAAAAGGAGAAGAAATAGAACTGACCAAAGACGGTAAAACAGTTTTCAAAAAATAA
- the lpxD gene encoding UDP-3-O-(3-hydroxymyristoyl)glucosamine N-acyltransferase: MEFTASQIASFIDGKIIGDENALITGVSPIENGESGHLSFIAQDRFSHFLDTSQCSVIIVSEQLLNKNSYNPTLIVVKDAYLSFQILMNLYQEMQGRKEGIENGSSIHDTAVIGDKAYIGAFTYVSEKAKIGEGSQIYPHVYIGKGVKIGKNCKIDSGARIYDYCIIGDNCVIHSNTVIGGDGFGFQATAEGFKKIPQLGNVIIEDDVEIGSNCSIDRATIGSTIIGKGTKIDNLIQIAHNVKIGQNNVIAAQAGIAGSTTIGDWNQIGGQVGIVGHIKIGNQVKIQAQSGVNSSVNDRETLYGSPAITYNDYLRSYVHFRNLPGIVNRINNLENNSKDNTNE, translated from the coding sequence ATGGAATTTACAGCTTCGCAAATTGCAAGTTTTATTGACGGAAAAATAATAGGTGATGAGAATGCACTTATTACAGGAGTTTCACCAATTGAAAATGGTGAGTCAGGACATCTTTCTTTTATAGCACAAGATCGGTTTTCTCATTTTCTGGATACCTCACAATGCTCTGTTATCATCGTTTCAGAACAGCTTCTGAATAAAAATAGTTATAACCCTACCTTAATCGTTGTAAAAGATGCCTATCTTTCTTTTCAGATCCTGATGAATTTATATCAGGAAATGCAGGGAAGAAAAGAAGGTATTGAAAATGGTTCTTCCATCCACGATACAGCTGTTATAGGAGATAAAGCTTATATAGGAGCATTTACCTATGTTTCTGAAAAAGCTAAAATCGGGGAAGGATCACAGATTTATCCACATGTATATATAGGAAAAGGAGTAAAAATTGGTAAAAACTGTAAGATAGACAGCGGTGCCAGAATCTATGACTACTGTATCATTGGAGATAACTGTGTGATTCATTCCAATACGGTAATCGGGGGGGACGGGTTTGGCTTCCAGGCAACAGCCGAAGGCTTCAAGAAAATACCACAGCTTGGCAATGTAATTATTGAAGATGATGTGGAAATTGGTTCAAACTGTAGTATAGACAGGGCTACAATAGGTTCTACTATTATAGGGAAAGGAACTAAAATTGATAACCTGATTCAGATTGCCCACAATGTGAAAATAGGTCAGAATAATGTAATTGCAGCACAAGCAGGAATTGCAGGTTCTACTACTATTGGAGACTGGAACCAGATTGGTGGTCAGGTGGGAATTGTAGGACATATCAAAATAGGAAATCAGGTGAAAATTCAGGCTCAGAGCGGAGTAAATTCCAGCGTCAATGACAGAGAAACCCTGTATGGATCGCCCGCAATTACTTACAATGACTATTTGAGAAGCTATGTTCATTTCAGGAATTTACCTGGAATCGTAAACAGAATAAATAATCTTGAGAATAACTCAAAAGATAATACTAATGAGTGA
- a CDS encoding HD domain-containing protein, whose protein sequence is MQNKLKIINDPVHGFIKIPHEILFDIIEHPYFQRLRRIGQTGLLNLIFPGATHTRFHHALGAMHLMFTALETLKQKGVKISEEEEKGAMLAILMHDIGHGPFSHALESMLMDDWHHENLSLLLMNKLNEEFNGQLSMAIEMFQGKYHRKFFNQLISSQLDVDRLDYLKRDSFFTGVSEGNINTQRIISMMNVCEEGELVIDAKGIYSIENFLTARMFMYWQVYYHKTSALAEFLLVKILERAKYLISQGTELPATENLEYFLYREKSAATDEDIERFTKLDDNDVIQAMKEWQNSDDFVLSYWCKCVIQRNLPKTIISSHPFNQEIIDEKIKKSNEFFGITNGIELVHEIKRKLLPYHAEKQPIYLLHKNGKRTKLHESEDQLLSGLIVNKTTRYIFMFPRDISRLDS, encoded by the coding sequence ATGCAGAATAAGCTAAAAATTATCAACGATCCTGTTCACGGATTTATCAAAATTCCACACGAAATTTTATTTGATATCATTGAACATCCTTACTTTCAGAGATTGAGAAGAATAGGGCAGACGGGGCTCTTGAACCTGATCTTTCCCGGAGCTACCCATACAAGATTCCATCATGCTTTGGGAGCGATGCATCTGATGTTTACAGCTTTGGAAACATTGAAGCAGAAAGGCGTGAAGATTTCTGAAGAAGAGGAAAAAGGAGCCATGCTGGCAATTCTGATGCATGATATTGGTCATGGTCCGTTTTCACATGCTTTAGAAAGTATGCTGATGGATGACTGGCATCATGAAAATCTTTCTTTACTGCTGATGAATAAACTGAATGAGGAATTTAACGGTCAGCTATCAATGGCGATTGAAATGTTTCAGGGGAAATATCACAGGAAGTTTTTCAATCAGCTGATCTCTTCACAGTTAGATGTTGACCGTCTGGATTATTTGAAAAGAGACAGTTTTTTTACAGGGGTATCTGAAGGAAATATTAATACGCAGCGAATTATTTCCATGATGAATGTTTGCGAAGAAGGCGAGCTGGTTATTGATGCAAAAGGAATTTATTCCATTGAAAATTTTCTCACCGCCAGAATGTTCATGTACTGGCAGGTCTATTATCATAAAACTTCCGCCCTGGCAGAATTTCTATTGGTGAAAATCCTTGAAAGAGCAAAATACCTCATTTCCCAGGGAACTGAGCTTCCTGCAACTGAAAATCTGGAGTATTTTTTATACCGCGAAAAGAGCGCTGCAACGGATGAAGATATAGAAAGATTCACAAAGCTTGATGACAATGATGTGATCCAGGCCATGAAAGAATGGCAGAATTCAGATGACTTTGTGCTTTCCTATTGGTGTAAATGTGTAATTCAAAGAAATTTACCTAAAACCATTATTTCATCACATCCGTTTAATCAGGAAATAATTGATGAAAAGATAAAAAAAAGCAATGAATTTTTCGGAATTACTAATGGAATAGAACTGGTGCACGAAATAAAGCGAAAACTTTTACCGTACCATGCTGAGAAACAACCCATCTATCTACTGCATAAAAATGGTAAGAGAACAAAGCTGCATGAATCGGAAGATCAGCTTTTATCAGGGTTGATCGTTAATAAAACAACCCGGTATATCTTTATGTTTCCAAGGGATATCTCCAGACTAGACTCTTAA